The following coding sequences are from one Pseudonocardia sp. EC080619-01 window:
- the sufB gene encoding Fe-S cluster assembly protein SufB, whose protein sequence is MTTTPEVRTELTQEETIAALGRYDFGWADSDEAGAIAKRGLSSEVVADISRLKDEPEWMLEFRQKALDIFGKKPMPRWGSDLSGIDFDNIKYFVRSTEKQATSWEDLPEDIKNTYDKLGIPEAEKARLVAGVAAQYESEVVYHQIREDLEEQGVVFLDTDTALKEHPELFKEYFGSVIPSGDNKFSALNSAVWSGGSFIYVPPGVHVDIPLQAYFRINTENMGQFERTLIIVDEGAYVHYVEGCTAPIYKTDSLHSAVVEIVVKKGGRCRYTTIQNWSNNVYNLVTKRAKAEEGATMEWVDGNLGSKVTMKYPAVWLMGEHAKGEVLSIAFAGEGQHQDAGAKMVHLAPNTSSSIISKSVARGGGRTSYRGLIQVNPRAKNSRSTVKCDALLVDTISRSDTYPYVDIRNDDVSMGHEATVSKVSDDQLFYLMSRGLTEDEAMAMVVRGFVEPIARELPMEYALELNRLIELQMEGSVG, encoded by the coding sequence ATGACGACCACTCCTGAAGTGCGCACCGAGCTCACCCAGGAGGAGACGATCGCGGCGCTCGGCCGGTACGACTTCGGCTGGGCCGACTCCGACGAGGCGGGTGCCATCGCGAAGCGTGGCCTCTCCTCGGAGGTCGTCGCCGACATCTCCCGCCTCAAGGACGAGCCCGAGTGGATGCTCGAGTTCCGGCAGAAGGCGCTCGACATCTTCGGCAAGAAGCCGATGCCGCGCTGGGGCTCGGACCTGTCCGGGATCGACTTCGACAACATCAAGTACTTCGTGCGGTCCACGGAGAAGCAGGCCACCTCCTGGGAGGACCTGCCCGAGGACATCAAGAACACCTACGACAAGCTGGGCATCCCCGAGGCGGAGAAGGCCCGCCTGGTCGCCGGTGTCGCCGCGCAGTACGAGTCCGAGGTCGTCTACCACCAGATCCGCGAGGACCTGGAGGAGCAGGGCGTGGTGTTCCTGGACACCGACACCGCCCTCAAGGAGCACCCGGAGCTGTTCAAGGAGTACTTCGGCTCGGTGATCCCGAGCGGGGACAACAAGTTCTCCGCGCTGAACTCGGCCGTCTGGTCGGGTGGCTCCTTCATCTACGTGCCGCCGGGCGTGCACGTCGACATCCCGCTGCAGGCCTACTTCCGGATCAACACCGAGAACATGGGTCAGTTCGAGCGGACGCTGATCATCGTCGACGAGGGCGCCTACGTGCACTACGTCGAGGGCTGCACCGCGCCGATCTACAAGACGGACTCGCTGCACTCGGCCGTGGTGGAGATCGTGGTGAAGAAGGGCGGCCGTTGCCGCTACACCACGATCCAGAACTGGTCGAACAACGTCTACAACCTGGTCACCAAGCGCGCCAAGGCCGAGGAGGGCGCGACCATGGAGTGGGTCGACGGCAACCTCGGTTCCAAGGTGACCATGAAGTACCCGGCCGTGTGGCTGATGGGCGAGCACGCCAAGGGTGAGGTCCTCTCGATCGCGTTCGCGGGCGAGGGCCAGCACCAGGACGCCGGCGCGAAGATGGTCCACCTGGCGCCGAACACGTCGTCGTCGATCATCTCGAAGTCGGTGGCGCGCGGCGGCGGCCGGACGTCCTACCGCGGCCTGATCCAGGTCAACCCGCGTGCGAAGAACTCCCGTTCGACGGTGAAGTGTGACGCGCTGCTGGTGGACACGATCTCGCGGTCGGACACGTACCCCTACGTCGACATCCGCAACGACGACGTGTCGATGGGGCACGAGGCCACCGTCTCGAAGGTCTCGGACGACCAGCTCTTCTACCTGATGAGCCGCGGTCTGACCGAGGACGAGGCGATGGCGATGGTGGTGCGCGGGTTCGTCGAGCCGATCGCCCGCGAGCTGCCCATGGAGTACGCGCTGGAGCTGAACCGGCTGATCGAGCTGCAGATGGAGGGTTCCGTCGGATGA
- the sufD gene encoding Fe-S cluster assembly protein SufD, translating into MTSDVAGLAPELKGAKEGQGEVPIASAGERFQSFDVEAFEVPGGREENWRFTPMRRLKGLHDGSADLQGSAKVSVTETAGVTTETVGRGDARLGEGGVPFDRVAAAAWSGFTEATVVTLDGEKLDPVTITVEGPGAGATAAGHLHIRTTPHTQATVVVEHRGSGVLADNTEVVLGDGSRLTLVVTEEWADDAVHVGAEHYNVGRDATLRATAVQLGGDLVRVSSTIRYAGPGGDAELLGLGFTDAGQHLEQRLLVDHAVPNCKSNVLYKNALQSDSKDSAHVVWIGDVLIRAAAENTETFEFNRNLVLTEHARADSVPNLEIETGEIVSAGHASATGRFDDEQLFYLRSRGIPEDQARRLVVRGFFGEILNKITLPELRERLEAAVEAELAITGA; encoded by the coding sequence ATGACGTCGGATGTTGCTGGCCTCGCCCCCGAGCTGAAGGGGGCCAAGGAGGGCCAGGGTGAGGTGCCGATCGCCTCGGCCGGCGAGCGGTTCCAGTCCTTCGACGTCGAGGCCTTCGAGGTTCCCGGCGGTCGCGAGGAGAACTGGCGGTTCACCCCGATGCGCAGGCTCAAGGGCCTGCACGACGGGTCCGCCGACCTGCAGGGCTCGGCGAAGGTCTCGGTGACCGAGACCGCCGGGGTCACCACGGAGACGGTCGGCCGCGGCGACGCACGGCTCGGCGAGGGCGGCGTGCCCTTCGACCGGGTCGCCGCCGCGGCGTGGTCCGGCTTCACCGAGGCCACGGTGGTGACGCTGGACGGCGAGAAGCTCGACCCGGTGACGATCACCGTCGAGGGCCCCGGTGCGGGCGCGACGGCGGCCGGCCACCTGCACATCCGCACCACCCCGCACACGCAGGCGACGGTCGTCGTCGAGCACCGGGGTTCGGGTGTGCTGGCCGACAACACCGAGGTCGTCCTCGGCGACGGCTCCCGGCTGACCCTGGTGGTCACCGAGGAGTGGGCCGACGACGCCGTGCACGTCGGCGCCGAGCACTACAACGTCGGCCGTGACGCCACGCTGCGCGCGACCGCCGTCCAGCTCGGCGGCGACCTGGTCCGGGTGTCGTCGACGATCCGGTACGCGGGTCCCGGCGGGGACGCCGAGCTGCTCGGCCTGGGCTTCACCGACGCCGGGCAGCACCTCGAGCAGCGGCTGCTCGTGGACCACGCGGTCCCGAACTGCAAGTCGAACGTGCTGTACAAGAACGCGCTGCAGAGCGACTCGAAGGACTCCGCGCACGTGGTGTGGATCGGCGACGTGCTGATCCGGGCCGCGGCGGAGAACACCGAGACGTTCGAGTTCAACCGGAACCTGGTGCTCACCGAGCACGCCCGTGCCGACTCGGTCCCGAACCTCGAGATCGAGACCGGCGAGATCGTGAGCGCCGGTCACGCGAGCGCGACCGGCCGGTTCGACGACGAGCAGCTGTTCTACCTGCGCAGCCGCGGCATCCCCGAGGACCAGGCCCGGCGACTCGTCGTCCGGGGCTTCTTCGGCGAGATCCTGAACAAGATCACCCTCCCCGAGCTGCGCGAGCGCCTCGAGGCGGCCGTCGAGGCCGAGCTGGCCATCACGGGCGCCTGA
- a CDS encoding universal stress protein, whose protein sequence is MPAYQTIVVGTDGSSTSFAAVERAAGVAADSGATLVIVSAYTPASREDTAAAEDALKDEAYLVTGWTPAEEALREAADRAAKVGAANVSTHAEDGAPVDVLRKAVKDHHADLLVIGNRGLNTFSGRLLGSVPADATRRAGVDVLVVHTT, encoded by the coding sequence ATGCCCGCTTACCAGACCATCGTCGTCGGCACCGACGGCTCGTCCACCTCGTTCGCCGCCGTCGAGCGTGCCGCCGGGGTCGCCGCCGACAGCGGCGCCACCCTCGTCATCGTGTCGGCCTACACCCCGGCGAGCCGCGAGGACACCGCCGCGGCGGAGGACGCCCTGAAGGACGAGGCCTACCTCGTCACCGGCTGGACACCTGCCGAGGAGGCGCTCCGCGAGGCCGCCGACCGGGCCGCGAAGGTGGGTGCTGCCAACGTCAGCACGCACGCCGAGGACGGTGCTCCGGTCGACGTGCTGCGCAAGGCGGTCAAGGACCACCACGCGGACCTGCTCGTCATCGGCAACCGTGGCCTGAACACCTTCTCCGGGCGCCTGCTCGGCTCGGTCCCGGCCGACGCGACCCGCCGGGCCGGTGTCGACGTCCTGGTCGTGCACACCACCTGA
- a CDS encoding SDR family oxidoreductase, producing the protein MTDLTSLSGRAALVTGASRGIGYGIAAGLLARGASVTVTGRKVPELEAAAASLAAETGAGPDRVLAVAGNAGDAAHRTDAVDRTVAAFGSLDVLVNNAGTNPHYGPLVEADLDAVRKVFDVNVVAALGFVQEAHRAWLGTHGGSVVNVASVGGLRPAGAIAAYGASKAALIKITEDLAGQLGPGIRVNAVAPAVVKTRFAEALYAHDEEGVAATYPLKRLGVPADVAEAVAFLVSDAASWITGETLRIDGGSLATGRHA; encoded by the coding sequence ATGACCGATCTCACCTCCCTGTCCGGCCGTGCGGCGCTGGTCACCGGCGCCTCGCGCGGCATCGGTTACGGCATCGCGGCCGGCCTGCTCGCCCGTGGCGCGTCCGTCACGGTCACCGGTCGCAAGGTCCCTGAGCTGGAGGCGGCGGCCGCCTCCCTCGCGGCGGAGACCGGGGCCGGCCCGGACCGGGTCCTCGCGGTGGCGGGCAACGCGGGCGACGCCGCGCACCGCACCGACGCCGTCGACCGGACGGTCGCGGCGTTCGGCTCCCTCGACGTCCTGGTCAACAACGCCGGGACCAACCCGCACTACGGGCCGCTGGTCGAGGCCGACCTCGACGCCGTCCGGAAGGTCTTCGACGTCAACGTCGTCGCCGCGCTCGGCTTCGTCCAGGAGGCACACCGGGCCTGGCTGGGCACCCACGGCGGCTCGGTGGTGAACGTCGCCTCCGTCGGCGGGCTGCGGCCGGCCGGCGCGATCGCGGCGTACGGGGCGTCGAAGGCCGCCCTGATCAAGATCACCGAGGATCTCGCCGGGCAGCTCGGCCCCGGGATCCGGGTCAACGCCGTCGCGCCCGCGGTGGTGAAGACCCGCTTCGCCGAGGCGCTGTACGCGCACGACGAGGAGGGGGTCGCCGCGACCTACCCGCTCAAGCGGCTCGGGGTGCCCGCCGACGTCGCCGAGGCCGTCGCGTTCCTGGTGTCCGACGCCGCGTCCTGGATCACCGGGGAGACCCTGCGGATCGACGGCGGCAGCCTCGCCACGGGCCGCCACGCGTGA
- the sufC gene encoding Fe-S cluster assembly ATPase SufC, with amino-acid sequence MSTLEIKDLHASVETEDGPKEILRGVNLTVRAGETHAIMGPNGSGKSTLAYAVAGHPKYTITSGEVLLDGENVLDMAVDERARAGLFLAMQYPVEVPGVSMANFLRSAATAVRGEAPKLRTWVKEVKEAMSDLDISAEFADRSVNEGFSGGEKKRHEVLQLGLLNPKIAVLDETDSGLDVDALRVVSEGVNRYREGGETGVLLITHYTRILNHIKPDRVHVFAGGRIVESGGPELADELEKNGYVRFTQAAAAV; translated from the coding sequence ATGTCCACTCTGGAGATCAAGGACCTGCACGCCTCGGTCGAGACCGAGGACGGTCCCAAGGAGATCCTGCGCGGGGTGAACCTCACCGTCCGCGCGGGCGAGACGCACGCGATCATGGGTCCGAACGGCTCGGGCAAGTCGACGCTGGCCTACGCCGTCGCCGGCCACCCGAAGTACACGATCACCTCCGGCGAGGTGCTCCTGGACGGCGAGAACGTCCTGGACATGGCGGTCGACGAGCGGGCCCGTGCCGGCCTGTTCCTCGCCATGCAGTACCCGGTCGAGGTCCCGGGCGTGTCGATGGCGAACTTCCTGCGCTCGGCCGCCACCGCGGTCCGCGGCGAGGCGCCGAAGCTGCGCACCTGGGTCAAGGAGGTCAAGGAGGCGATGTCCGACCTGGACATCTCCGCCGAGTTCGCCGACCGCTCGGTGAACGAGGGCTTCTCCGGCGGTGAGAAGAAGCGCCACGAGGTGCTGCAGCTCGGCCTGCTGAACCCGAAGATCGCCGTCCTGGACGAGACCGACTCCGGCCTCGACGTCGACGCCCTGCGCGTCGTCTCCGAGGGTGTGAACCGGTACCGCGAGGGTGGCGAGACCGGCGTGCTGCTGATCACGCACTACACGCGGATCCTGAACCACATCAAGCCCGACCGGGTGCACGTGTTCGCCGGTGGCCGCATCGTCGAGTCCGGCGGTCCGGAGCTGGCCGACGAGCTCGAGAAGAACGGCTACGTCCGGTTCACCCAGGCTGCCGCGGCGGTCTGA
- a CDS encoding cysteine desulfurase, with protein MTFTHGTGTTAGLDADAVARVRADFPILGRTVREDKPLVYLDSGATSQRPRQVLDAERTFLERHNAAVHRGAHQLAEEATDAYESARARIAAFVGASVDEVVFVKNATEGVNLVAYGIGNASVRDGLGPESERFALGPGDEVVITELEHHANLVPWQELCRRTGATLRWYSVTDEGRIDLDSLELSDRTKVVAFTHQSNVTGAVAPVAQLVERAKAVGALTVLDACQSVPHMPVDLHALGVDFAVFSGHKMLGPSGVGVLWGRRELLEALPPFLTGGSMIELVRMEGSTYAPPPQKFEAGVPMTSQAVGLGAAVDYLEAIGMDAVAAHEASLTAAALEQLPAIDGLRIIGPPGAELRGGAVSFLVDGIHAHDLSQVLDDRGVAIRVGHHCAWPLHRRFGIVASARASFAVYNTVDEVEALADGIRAAQKFFGTV; from the coding sequence ATGACCTTCACCCACGGAACCGGGACCACGGCCGGCCTCGACGCCGACGCCGTGGCCCGGGTCCGGGCGGACTTCCCGATCCTCGGGCGCACCGTGCGCGAGGACAAGCCGCTGGTCTACCTCGACTCCGGCGCGACGTCGCAGCGTCCGCGCCAGGTGCTCGACGCCGAGCGCACGTTCCTGGAGCGGCACAACGCCGCCGTCCACCGGGGCGCGCACCAGCTGGCCGAGGAGGCCACGGACGCCTACGAGTCCGCCCGGGCACGTATCGCGGCGTTCGTCGGCGCGAGCGTCGACGAGGTCGTGTTCGTCAAGAACGCCACCGAGGGTGTCAACCTGGTCGCCTACGGGATCGGCAACGCGTCGGTCCGGGACGGCCTCGGCCCGGAGTCCGAGCGGTTCGCGCTCGGTCCCGGCGACGAGGTCGTGATCACCGAGCTGGAGCACCACGCGAACCTGGTGCCCTGGCAGGAGCTGTGCCGGCGGACCGGGGCGACCCTGCGCTGGTACTCCGTCACCGACGAGGGTCGGATCGACCTCGACTCGCTCGAGCTCTCGGACCGCACCAAGGTCGTCGCCTTCACCCACCAGTCCAACGTGACCGGCGCCGTCGCGCCGGTGGCGCAGCTGGTGGAGCGGGCGAAGGCGGTCGGCGCGCTGACGGTGCTCGACGCGTGCCAGTCCGTCCCGCACATGCCGGTGGACCTGCACGCGCTCGGCGTCGACTTCGCGGTGTTCTCCGGGCACAAGATGCTCGGACCCTCCGGCGTCGGTGTCCTCTGGGGCCGCCGGGAGCTGCTGGAGGCGCTGCCGCCGTTCCTCACCGGCGGGTCGATGATCGAGCTGGTGCGGATGGAGGGCTCCACCTACGCCCCGCCGCCGCAGAAGTTCGAGGCGGGCGTGCCGATGACGTCGCAGGCCGTCGGCCTCGGTGCGGCCGTCGACTACCTCGAGGCGATCGGGATGGACGCGGTGGCGGCGCACGAGGCGTCGCTCACGGCGGCCGCCCTGGAGCAGCTGCCGGCGATCGACGGGCTGCGGATCATCGGTCCGCCCGGGGCGGAGCTGCGCGGGGGAGCGGTGTCGTTCCTGGTGGACGGCATCCACGCGCACGACCTGTCCCAGGTGCTCGACGACCGCGGCGTCGCGATCCGGGTCGGCCACCACTGCGCGTGGCCGCTGCACCGGCGGTTCGGGATCGTCGCGTCCGCGCGGGCGTCGTTCGCGGTGTACAACACGGTGGACGAGGTCGAGGCGCTGGCCGACGGCATCCGGGCCGCCCAGAAGTTCTTCGGGACGGTGTGA
- a CDS encoding lycopene cyclase family protein has product MTSPGDRPPSGCEVDVLVLGGGPAGRALAGACAARGLRTALADPAPDRPWTATYCAWPEELPPGLPESAVAARPPARVVVPGDGGTRDLGPYLVLDTGGLRAHLDAGLTGVTVLSGRADDGDVRPGPDGYRVRLRGTGAGTGTGTGTGHVTSALVADATGAPSRLRPAAGTRAEQTAYGVVVPEAAAAPVVAPGEAVFMDWRSPATEPPAGWTDWPTFLYAVPYGDGSVLLEETSLARRPGLPLPELRDRLAARLDALGVVVPGDAPVERVRFPVDTPRGPRHPLPFGAATPLVHPATGFSVAPALRLAPAVADVLARHLPDDPARATTAAHRLLWSRSARLVHRLRRHGLRTVLDLPAGLVPAFFDAFFTGRRGRAFLTGRDDLPGTLAGMAGVFGAATAPVRWHMLRSAAPFHPKGR; this is encoded by the coding sequence GTGACCTCACCCGGCGACCGTCCGCCGAGCGGGTGCGAGGTCGACGTCCTCGTGCTCGGCGGCGGTCCGGCCGGTCGGGCGCTGGCAGGCGCCTGCGCGGCCCGCGGCCTGCGCACCGCGCTCGCCGACCCCGCGCCGGACCGGCCCTGGACGGCGACCTACTGCGCCTGGCCGGAGGAGCTTCCCCCCGGTCTCCCGGAGTCCGCGGTCGCCGCCCGGCCGCCGGCGCGCGTCGTCGTCCCGGGGGACGGTGGCACCCGCGATCTCGGTCCGTACCTGGTGCTGGACACCGGGGGGCTGCGCGCGCACCTGGACGCAGGACTGACCGGCGTCACCGTGCTGTCCGGCCGCGCCGACGACGGCGACGTCCGCCCCGGGCCGGACGGGTACCGGGTCCGGCTCCGGGGCACCGGCGCAGGCACCGGCACCGGCACCGGCACCGGGCACGTCACCTCCGCGCTCGTCGCCGACGCGACGGGCGCGCCGTCCCGGCTCCGCCCGGCGGCCGGGACCCGGGCCGAGCAGACCGCCTACGGCGTCGTCGTCCCGGAGGCGGCGGCCGCACCGGTCGTCGCACCGGGCGAGGCCGTGTTCATGGACTGGCGCTCCCCCGCCACCGAGCCCCCCGCGGGATGGACCGACTGGCCGACGTTCCTCTACGCCGTCCCCTACGGCGACGGCTCCGTCCTCCTGGAGGAGACCTCGCTGGCGCGGCGGCCCGGGCTGCCGCTGCCGGAACTGCGGGACCGGCTGGCCGCACGGCTGGACGCGCTCGGCGTCGTCGTGCCCGGGGACGCGCCGGTCGAGCGGGTGCGCTTCCCCGTCGACACCCCGCGCGGGCCACGCCACCCGCTGCCGTTCGGCGCCGCGACACCGCTGGTGCACCCGGCCACCGGGTTCAGCGTCGCCCCCGCACTGCGGCTCGCTCCGGCGGTCGCCGACGTCCTCGCCCGGCACCTCCCGGACGACCCGGCCCGCGCCACGACGGCCGCGCACCGGCTGCTCTGGTCACGGTCGGCCCGCCTGGTGCACCGGCTGCGACGGCACGGGCTGCGGACCGTGCTCGACCTGCCGGCCGGTCTGGTGCCGGCGTTCTTCGACGCCTTCTTCACCGGACGCCGCGGACGGGCGTTCCTCACCGGCCGCGACGACCTGCCCGGGACCCTCGCCGGGATGGCGGGGGTGTTCGGGGCCGCCACCGCACCGGTCAGGTGGCACATGCTCCGCTCCGCGGCACCGTTTCACCCGAAAGGACGGTGA
- a CDS encoding arylamine N-acetyltransferase, translated as MATTSATGAPPTMAAYLDRIGVAPGPPDLALLTRIVRAHVAAIPFENLDPFTGVEPPVDGDGVAAKLVHGRRGGWCFEHNRLLHDVLRDLGYQVTPLVGRVRIGLGDDAPATSRTHRLTLVATGEGTFVADAGFGGTVPTTPLRLVGGTVQPTPHADHRYLRGDDGGWRLQRRGSGDWVTQYDFDLVPTPDVDYAMGSWYLVHHPDSGFRNGLTAARSADDHRATLDGTHHTVRYVGGPTERRELTSPAEVVDVLEDRFGIDTSGVPRLEDRIREVHFS; from the coding sequence ATGGCGACAACCAGCGCGACCGGCGCCCCACCCACCATGGCGGCCTACCTCGACCGCATCGGCGTCGCACCGGGGCCGCCGGACCTGGCGCTGCTCACCCGGATCGTGCGCGCCCACGTCGCGGCCATCCCGTTCGAGAACCTCGACCCCTTCACCGGGGTCGAACCGCCCGTCGACGGCGACGGCGTCGCCGCGAAACTGGTGCACGGCCGTCGCGGGGGCTGGTGCTTCGAGCACAACCGCCTCCTGCACGACGTCCTGCGCGACCTCGGGTACCAGGTCACCCCGCTGGTCGGCCGGGTCCGCATCGGGCTCGGCGACGACGCCCCCGCCACCTCACGCACGCACCGGCTGACGCTGGTCGCGACCGGCGAGGGCACGTTCGTCGCCGACGCCGGCTTCGGCGGGACCGTGCCGACCACGCCGCTGCGGCTCGTCGGCGGCACCGTGCAGCCCACCCCGCACGCCGATCACCGCTACCTCCGCGGCGACGACGGCGGGTGGCGGCTGCAACGGCGCGGGTCCGGCGACTGGGTCACCCAGTACGACTTCGACCTCGTCCCGACGCCGGACGTCGACTACGCGATGGGCTCCTGGTACCTCGTCCACCACCCGGACTCGGGGTTCCGCAACGGGCTCACCGCCGCCCGCTCCGCGGACGACCACCGCGCGACCCTCGACGGGACCCACCACACCGTCCGGTACGTCGGCGGACCCACCGAGCGTCGCGAGCTGACCTCACCGGCCGAGGTCGTCGACGTCCTGGAGGACCGCTTCGGGATCGACACTTCCGGCGTGCCCCGCCTGGAGGACCGGATCCGCGAGGTGCACTTCTCCTGA
- a CDS encoding metal-sulfur cluster assembly factor, with translation MSETTEQQNTETEDVVRGAAGMPEPPASTEGASVEELEEAMKDVVDPELGINVVDLGLVYGIDRDGDTAVVDMTLTSAACPLTDVIEEQTRSALTAGPDGGLVSDIRINWVWMPPWGPEKITEDGREQLRALGFRV, from the coding sequence ATGAGCGAGACGACCGAACAGCAGAACACCGAGACCGAGGACGTCGTCCGCGGCGCGGCCGGGATGCCCGAGCCTCCGGCGAGCACCGAGGGTGCGTCCGTCGAGGAGCTCGAGGAGGCGATGAAGGACGTCGTCGACCCCGAGCTGGGCATCAACGTCGTCGACCTGGGTCTCGTCTACGGCATCGACCGGGACGGCGACACCGCGGTGGTCGACATGACGCTGACGTCGGCGGCGTGCCCGCTGACCGACGTCATCGAGGAGCAGACCCGCTCCGCGCTGACCGCCGGTCCGGACGGCGGCCTGGTGTCCGACATCCGCATCAACTGGGTCTGGATGCCGCCGTGGGGCCCGGAGAAGATCACCGAGGACGGCCGCGAGCAGCTGCGCGCCCTCGGGTTCCGGGTCTGA
- the sufU gene encoding Fe-S cluster assembly sulfur transfer protein SufU, whose product MQLQQMYQEIILDHYRDPHGSGLREPYDAETHHVNPTCGDEVTLRVKVDGGTVTDVSYETLGCSISQASVSVLHDLVAGRPVGEAWKMMAAFQEMAQGRGQVEPDEDVIGDGVAFAGVAKYPARVKCALLGWMAFKDAVSRTDAVLPDPTSETEGSPA is encoded by the coding sequence GTGCAGCTCCAGCAGATGTACCAGGAGATCATCCTGGACCACTACCGCGACCCGCACGGGTCCGGCCTGCGCGAGCCGTACGACGCCGAGACCCACCACGTGAACCCCACCTGCGGGGACGAGGTCACGTTGCGGGTCAAGGTCGACGGCGGGACGGTCACCGACGTGTCCTACGAGACGCTCGGCTGCTCGATCAGCCAGGCGTCGGTGTCGGTGCTGCACGATCTCGTCGCCGGACGCCCGGTGGGCGAGGCGTGGAAGATGATGGCCGCGTTCCAGGAGATGGCGCAGGGGCGGGGCCAGGTCGAGCCCGACGAGGACGTGATCGGCGACGGTGTCGCCTTCGCCGGCGTCGCGAAGTACCCGGCACGGGTGAAGTGCGCTCTACTGGGGTGGATGGCGTTCAAGGACGCCGTGTCCCGCACCGACGCAGTGTTGCCCGATCCGACCAGCGAGACGGAGGGTTCTCCGGCATGA
- a CDS encoding adenylate/guanylate cyclase domain-containing protein: MSDTSPGDDRERTELPDPASIDWSELPDAVLDELILGAPREFTRDELVEMTGLDPEESGRLWRAMGFPDSDPDERMFTRADLDAARKVRALSRDWLPDPGAREAVARAVAQSLSRLAEWQIGMLAQIAATYTGELTPRAAAQVAADVLPELEHLQAYVWRRHLAATASRWTAGAQRSDAETMVADTWPLSVGFADMVGFTRTTRRRTMDELGEMVERFGAATNEVIANGRGRIVKTVGDEVLYVTEHPADAAAIALGLRDRVRTEPSLPQLRIGIAHGMVLSRYGDVYGEVVNVAARLTSEARPDTVLVDREMHEALRDDPRFDLRRIATLHTRGYTHLRAWALRGARER, translated from the coding sequence GTGTCGGACACCTCGCCCGGCGACGACCGGGAACGCACGGAGCTGCCGGATCCTGCGTCGATCGACTGGAGCGAGCTCCCGGACGCCGTCCTCGACGAGCTCATCCTCGGTGCGCCCCGGGAGTTCACCCGGGACGAGCTCGTCGAGATGACGGGTCTCGACCCGGAGGAGTCCGGGCGCCTGTGGCGCGCGATGGGCTTCCCGGACTCCGACCCGGACGAGCGGATGTTCACCCGCGCCGATCTCGACGCGGCACGCAAGGTCCGAGCGCTGAGCCGGGACTGGCTGCCCGATCCCGGCGCCCGGGAGGCCGTGGCCCGCGCGGTCGCGCAGTCGCTGTCCCGGCTCGCCGAGTGGCAGATCGGGATGCTCGCGCAGATCGCCGCCACCTACACCGGTGAGCTGACCCCGCGCGCGGCCGCCCAGGTCGCGGCGGACGTCCTGCCCGAGCTGGAGCACCTGCAGGCGTACGTGTGGCGGCGGCACCTGGCGGCGACGGCCTCGCGGTGGACGGCCGGCGCGCAGCGCTCCGACGCCGAGACCATGGTCGCGGACACCTGGCCGTTGTCGGTGGGGTTCGCCGACATGGTGGGCTTCACCCGCACCACCCGGCGCCGCACCATGGACGAGCTCGGCGAGATGGTGGAGCGGTTCGGCGCGGCCACCAACGAGGTGATCGCCAACGGGCGCGGGCGCATCGTGAAGACGGTCGGCGACGAGGTCCTCTACGTGACCGAGCACCCGGCCGACGCCGCCGCGATCGCGCTCGGTCTCCGGGACCGGGTGCGGACCGAGCCGTCGCTGCCGCAGCTGCGGATCGGGATCGCGCACGGCATGGTCCTGTCCCGCTACGGCGACGTCTACGGCGAGGTCGTCAACGTCGCCGCCCGGCTCACCTCCGAGGCCCGGCCGGACACCGTGCTGGTGGACCGGGAGATGCACGAGGCCCTGCGCGACGACCCGCGGTTCGACCTGCGGCGGATCGCGACCCTCCACACCCGCGGCTACACCCACCTGCGGGCCTGGGCCCTGCGCGGTGCCCGGGAACGCTGA